The sequence below is a genomic window from Lolium perenne isolate Kyuss_39 chromosome 4, Kyuss_2.0, whole genome shotgun sequence.
gatcttgagtgggaaagatccaaaatctccaaccaggacatcaacacgctgaaaaggcttggcctcatgaagaaggaggacgccatccgcttccccagcgaagaaagctaccccaaccctccaatggagtatcgggttagttttgttgatcatctcatccgtggcctctctaccccaattcatgattttctccgcggtcttctctttgtttatgggattcagctgcaccaactgactcccaattccatcctccacatttctatttttatcaccctttgcgaatgcttcctcggagtccctcctaattgggctctgtggaagcgtattttctgccttcgccgcaatggctctcacaacgtcacctataacataggtggcgttgttatctgtgtccgcactgatgtcgattacttcgacgtcaagtttcctgactctgtccaaggatggcgcaagagatggctctacattcacgaagaaagcgccaactccgttgaacacaacatagttcctttcgacggaagtgccagaatccaacgccgccgctcctgggatgccgaagtttctgaagaagagaaaaaggcgacagaggcactcatgtctcgtatccaTCAGCTGCAAAACattcgaggcaaagaactgtctggtgttcaaatcactgcctacttccttaggattagggtgcagcctcttcgagctcgcaaaaatcccctacggacgtattctggtgaaaacgacgccaatagaatctccgacgatctttctgcaaaggacttggagaagttgatccgaagagtttcccgcttggcaaaaaaggatcctattccttccgcttgtcgcgtggaaccatacagctccgccaatcctctccccaaggtattttgccttctcgagtttctatcttgttccgaatttgccctgcatctcattgtatttgtgttactctaatttttcttttgtcgctgttttcttgcagaaccatcctactatgacttcccttcctcctcttcctgaggatggagaagtcgaagaacggggcatcgttgccgaagataccccaggttcttctattcctgaaagtgaagtcgcgggttcccacaaatctgcggcttcccatgaaaaggaagttgaatctgaggccagtgaatcgacgcaatcccttcctcctgcagtttccccaaagaacaaaaggaaaaggcatgatgccgaggattctggcacttctaaggctgaagaagctggtccttctaatccgagggcagcttacgatccttatgttgaatccctcatcagctcgtaagtcacctatctcgctatatttttgtactcgaaatatttatcttgtcgtgCTTTTTATATCGCTGATTTTTTGATCAAtcagtgatgaggaggaagaagtaccagttactgacgtggctcctcgaacaagcacatcacgtactgtacttgcctcagacacgctagttgaaggagaagaaacgtcgcctcctcaacaagacgtcgtcaccactactccgccatcaagcccccgtgtcccttcaccaaaaagggcaagggttgaaaagattgttgattctgcccctcagttgggcagttcgtcgactctgcttttagatgatgtaagtctgtcgacatctatattttccttattttatttttccacaccttttctctttttcatgccgatgtttctcttactgtgttcacgctgaacagcctatgatcaaggatcttctccgcatcgggtcccaatttattgggtaccgtgaatatgccgccagagccgaaggtaacgacttttatacttgctattttgcactgactttctattcctgttgctcgtcgctattttttgatctttcttttctttctttttcatatctcgacagaaaaactttcagaggccaacgaacgtatCGACGCATttgctcaaaaactcgagcaaagtgaggcggctcgcaagaaagctgaacttgctgctagcaaagccagggccgaggttgatgaagccaaggtgaaagctgctagtgtcgaggaactgcagagaaggctcaaagatgccgaatctgccttagatgagcagaaaactgcacaaactgtgcgtgaacaagagatcatcaagcgtctgaagtcgcaaagtcgacgtacgctgagtaatatcatcaaccccttctattgtacttcctgtttcttggttgttgactgatgtcttgtctcgtgtggcagcccaaacaaaccaggattttgatctggataatcctgtcaatgaccctctccttgatgcactttctcttctggagttccatgggcgcgaaattcgtgaaggcgtggccaatgccagtgcgagtttgtcggcgttgttcccctacttcttcccgaagaaagaggaaccttcgactttccttgcccttgccaagcttttcaattcgtcggaagacctgggattgaagatgcgtcaggagaatatgaaggttctttgtcgagagtactgttgccctggttctggttgctgacagccaacagacgcttgattggatgaaggttggcgacaccagccagatagagcattcgagatggaggtcgctgatcaaggcagccaagcccaacaggaagaagatcttggcgtatctggggatcaagccagcttcgactcctagctcctcgaggccggaggtctagttgcatgcctctgtttttctttctgtttcttttgcttctgtcgccaaagtagtcatttggcgacacgtactttcttaactccactgtaatgcccttgtaattattcccagagattaatgaagacttctatctttgcttgttatttgatgttgtcttgtttatttttcagttgatatttgataactatactccatcttctgctccttccaatgtttcgccttcttcttcccgcgcgaggaaagcttttggtgataccgctcctgtcgacgataccttgtcgcaagaactggatgaacttcggcaacaacttcagtatgcgaagaagcaaacacttgtgatgatggagcaatctcgtaagtcatctgaagccgagaaaattgctcttcaacaagctcgcgaggccgtagctgctaaggaaattgctgcttccgaggctgaaaaggcgactattcgagaaaatttcatgctcgaattaatgaatgaagccagtgcagatatgtcgggtatgcctgtttcatccgctgatatcctttatctgcatactattgtttctttgaaggtttccgcttttttgttttgataggtgcctttactgatgttgctgccgaggaagaaagggtgaatgctaggacaaccctccttgttaatctctccttggaccatggttctttgttttgggctaccccggaaaggacccgccaaattgtcagatttcaagatcgcgcttctcaaactcgcgatttcctcgacttctgtaccaagaccttgtccatggtttacaactccatgtttcctcgcaacgtccaaccaaaaactcttctgaattgatggaaaggttcaaggatgctcgcagatccatgattttgtcaaagctcaactagtagccggcgccgcatttgctcttatcatgctccaaatctgccactcgaagcttgaccttacccaggttgtcgagaaggttcaccaaaaagtaaaacggcggagggttggtgttgacaggattaacacgaaggttacgcctatagccgaagaaatgattgaggacctgcttcggatggatgccgacttttttgccgatggccattatgccgattttcttggtgctgcccctgaggaaaacagagttactcttgatgacatattgaatcaagactagttagtttcttcttgtagatatttcttctttgtaatccatgactatattgtaaagcaatcattatatttctctgtttgtttagcccccgagtgtttcggtgactctttactatatttgtatacttgcgaggttttgaaccaaggcatttatatatttaaggcgaatatgagcccccaagctttttattgagcactattttgtatttttgttgactcacgaggtatttgaataccaaggcaagttttttcttttgtcgatgaactatattgatattcgtcggagcgaagactttggtcatgtcgataaagaagaaaagttatattgtcactatctttattatattgcagcaccgcgagcccgcctcattaaaaaccttctccggccccactcggtgccccgaaaaaggaaaagagtgcgtctgaaaactcgcgggcgtttcagtacattgaagctttacaaagactatatttttgactctaggcgtaaaacgcctaagttgcgccacgttccaggggtttggctcctccacccctgtcttcttgtcctttattctgtatgctcctcctccaattacttccgtgacaatgtacgggccaagccatggtgactcgagtttttcatgacttttttgcgtgagccgaagaactaggtctcccacctgaaaagatcttggccgcaaacgtcgactgtggtaattcttcaagtcctgttgatatttggttacccgagataatacttcatctcgagcttcatcaagtgcgtcgatgtcgtcttctagcactcttctcgacgtttcttcatcatattcagcgacacgtggagagttgtgctctatctcgattggtagtactgcctctgctccatgaaccaggaaaaacggagtttcctgcgttgctgtgtttggtgttgttcggatgctccacaacacgcttggtagttcttatggacaggtatgtcgagctttttccggtggtcctaacaagcgcttcttgataccattgcagatgatgccattggctttctcgacttgcccattggtttgaggatgtgcaagcgacgcaaagttcagcttaatacccacctcttcgcaataatctttgaattcatgggatgtgaagttgctgccgttgtctgtgacgatgctgtggggcactccaaatctgaagacgaggccttttacgaattttactgcggatgctccatctgatgaatttatcggcttcgcttctatccactttgtaaacttatcgacagctactagcatgtactcctttcctcctggccaagatttgtgtaacttacccaccatatcaagtccccattgagcaaagggccatgacaatggtattggtgctagctcgggccggagagtggggttttgcggcaaacctttgacacacgtcgcaagttcttactatgtccttggcgtcctcgattgctgtcaaccagtagaatcctgcccgaaaaaccttggctgcaatagctcgactacttgcgtggtggccacatattccttcgtgtacatccttcagaattattcttccttcttcgggtgtgacgcacctttgcaagacgcccgaaatacttcgtttatacaattctcccttgaccaccgtgaaagctttggagcgtcgaattactcgccttgcttcaactggatcgtcaggtatttctttccgaaggatatatgatatgtacggctgcatccacggtatctgtatcatcatgaccaagtcctgatcttcttcgtcctcttgcttttctttggcagcccccgagggtttcttctccttcttttttgactttgttggcttagtggatctctctgttatctcttcccagaatacacctggcgggactggaaggcactgtgacccgatgtttgcaagaacgtcggcttcgtcgttgctcaacctgctaatatgatttacttcgcatccatcgaataacttctcaagctcgttgtatacctccttgtatgccatcatgctatcattgactgcatcacattggttcataacttgctttgAGCCACCAagcgtgagtcgccaaagatttttaatcgagttgctccgcaggcttttgccatcttcatcccgtgtatgagagcctcatattctgcttcattgttagatgcgttaaggaacgtcatccggaggatgtacttcaatttgtcgccttcgggtgatatgagtactactcctgcgccagctccttctagtctcttggacccatcaaagttcatggtccaagttctcgataaatctggaggtctgtattttgcaactccatccattctgcgatgaagtccggcagtatttgcgactttattgcttttctttttcatacgtgatgtcccgaggggaaagttctattccccaaagggagacacgacccgtagcttctgggttattcagtatatttgataagggagcttcattgaccactatgatcgggtgtgccgaaaaatagtggcgcaattttcgtgctgtcgtgaacactccatatgctagtttttggtactgagggtacctttgttttgaaggtgacaagacttcgctcacgaagtatactggccgctgcactccatggattttcccttcttcttctctttcgacaactaataccgtgctaaccacttggggcgtggctgcaatatatagcaggagaggttccttttcctttggagccaccaggattggtggtgtcgagatttttcgcttcagatcctcgaaagctacgtcggcctcttcgttccaccggaatttatctccttgttttatcgcgcataaaatggtaacgcttttctcctaacctcggcgacgaacctgctcaaagctgcgactcgcccgattagctgctgtatttctttcaactttgttggctttctcattgttactatggcttgtattttgtcgggatttgcttcaatccctcttgccgaaactagaaaccccgtaagttctcctatttgggacgccgaaagaacacttcgtcgggttcagtttgaggcagaatttgtcgaggttgtcaaaagtttctttgagatcctcgatcaacgttgtccccttttttgatgttatgacgacatcatcgatgtatacttgtacgtttttcccgatctgtgttgctaagcacttctgcatcatcctctgatatgttgctcccgcattttttagaccaaagggcattgtcttgtagcaaaacacgccgtaaggtgtaataaacgctgtcttggcttcatcatcttcttttaatctgatctggttataaccagagtatgcatccaagaaggaaagacgttcgcaacctgccgtggagtcgataatttgatcgatccttgggaggggaaagtgatccttaggacaatgtttattgagacacgtaaagtcgacgcacatgcgaaggactgtcgtgtttttcttcggcaccatcactgggttagctacccatgtggcttctgtagatatttctctgataaaaccagcttcttcgagtcgatttatttctgaaagcatggctttgcggtttggttccgaaaaacgccgcaaaggttgtctgattggtttcgctgttggatccaaatttaggtggtgctcggcaagttccctgggtactcctggcatgtcagctggacaccatgcaaagattttccagttctcacggaggaacttgacgagcgcgctttcctatgcgatatccatatcgtttgcgatagatgtcgtcttttttggatctgtcgggtgaatctgcacctccttagaatttttctctgtgttgaaagttgattctttatttgcccttccaacgtctggcaatacgtcgtaatcagtcatgctttttgacgccaagtactcggcttgcatcccgaaagtttacgccaactttgtgaaaatccttgtcgcacttatcggctaaggcaaagcttcccttgactgtgattggtcctcttggtccgggcaacctccacaacaggtatgtatagtgtggtactgccataaatctagcatatgctggtcgtcccaacagagcatgatattgtgatggaaaatcgacAACCTCGAACTCGAGCctttcgattctataattttctcgggtcccaaactgaacgtcaagattgatctttcccaatggataacttggtttctccggtgtgatgccgtggaaccttgtgtctgttggtttcaagtttgctaaggatatgttcatcttcctcaatgtatctgcatacatgaggttcaagctgctgccgccgtctatgaacactcgagagacatcaaatcctgcgataactgctttggcgagaataagtcttggcttgcccggtcgaggaacttgctgcggatgatctgctattgtgaagccgatatcttgtccagaccaattaaggtactcaactgttggtggaggcattttctctgccataaacacctgtcgtgagattactttttgagctctattggacggccttcccttctgaatcatcaacactgctccgttggagttaggatcaacatagggtggtggtgcaggtgctgccgctattcttagctggtgtcgattgtcctctgtaatcgcgggaggtggcggtagatgaacctcgctcctaggctcccgagggtttcttccgtgctgctcgagcgtgagcattttctcgcgtatccgaacattgcacgaaaatttcgacagtctttctgcaggtgccccgactgtcttttcccgttctttgtcgaggaagaagtgcatctggcacggtccgttcagcatgtcctcgggggacacgaaaggtcttggaaacctcggcccactattttgcctgttgcgtgaatcatccctattatcacctcgctgttcactgcttctctggtaatcatctctgttgcctcctgtatttgtccgaaaacctgccgaaatttgtcctgagcGTCGTAGttttggtacgtccgaggaaatcttcgcctcggttgatagtttcgaccacggtcctcctctggcgacctgtgtcgtttgttgtggacagcgtcttctccatctgcccatttatttgctatctccatcaacgcggatactgtccttggattggtccttcccaaatcctcgacaaagtctccacgcctcgactctgcgacaaacgcatctattgctctctcatcgatatgttttctgccgagtttttgatgatattccacctctggatgtactttctcattggctcatctggcttttgtcgacacgctctcaactcctctaacgatgcgggttttgcacgtggatctgaagttcttgacgaacacgtcctcgaaactttcccacctgtcgatggatcccggagcgagtttctttatccatgatcgtgcggcaccactcaggtgcacctggatgctttgcatggctgttgccctagttcctctgtcggcttcaccgtctccggatagtcgactagccaatcctccggatcttgaaggccgtcgaatttcttgaaattatcgggtaacttgaatcccgaggggactcgcgttttcggactctcctcgtgaagcatggtaagccgcacatatcttcgtcgttaagttcggggattg
It includes:
- the LOC139839145 gene encoding uncharacterized protein; translated protein: MEDAAAAAVVTVVRAADNVAALRQRTSQAWRQGDGKDRDSVSFHRHSKLQEKIACKTMQKSAQMELYKFMYKKLQLALDTRRISLGSRKNIPLTPNPRRDLIRVQPLRARKNPLRTYSGENDANRISDDLSAKDLEKLIRRVSRLAKKDPIPSACRVEPYSSANPLPKNHPTMTSLPPLPEDGEVEERGIVAEDTPGSSIPESEVAGSHKSAASHEKEVESEASESTQSLPPAVSPKNKRKRHDAEDSGTSKAEEAGPSNPRAAYDPYVESLISSDEEEEVPVTDVAPRTSTSRTVLASDTLVEGEETSPPQQDVVTTTPPSSPRVPSPKRARVEKIVDSAPQLGSSSTLLLDDPMIKDLLRIGSQFIGYREYAARAEEKLSEANERIDAFAQKLEQSEAARKKAELAASKARAEVDEAKVKAASVEELQRRLKDAESALDEQKTAQTVREQEIIKRLKSQSRRTLSNIINPFYCTSCFLVVD